A window from Podospora bellae-mahoneyi strain CBS 112042 chromosome 1 map unlocalized CBS112042p_1, whole genome shotgun sequence encodes these proteins:
- a CDS encoding uncharacterized protein (EggNog:ENOG503NXQ2; COG:G), whose protein sequence is MSGVATITTVAFAVVSHWFKEKAGFATGCVTVSAALGGMFFSLVLQSLFDRLQWRDAALILTLILAVFVTLGNLLVETNLPPQSKTQGEQRTAGETEISRKACGTWQSILGIIQNPKFWLITYAIFAYELILFIQWGSIPSYAVATNFGEKQFYLMMSYNIGAAFGRILPPFVSDRLLGPLNTTIAMNIFTLTAVLAIWLPAGASSMDMLYLVVVLMGIGTGSFVPLGGRISGNIFLA, encoded by the exons ATGAGCGGTGTAGCAACTATTACGACGGTCGCCTTTGCAGTCGTGAGCCATTGgttcaaggagaaggccggcTTCGCCACGGGGTGCGTGACCGTCAGTGCGGCATTGGGCGGAATGTTCTTCTCACTTGTGCTCCAGAGTCTGTTTGACCGGCTGCAATGGAGGGATgcagccttgatcttgacTCTCATCCTGGCCGTGTTTGTCACGTTGGGCAATCTGCTCGTTGAGACCAACCTACCGCCGCAATCTAAAACGCAGGGAGAGCAAAGGACGGCAGGAGAAACGGAGATCTCCCGGAAGGCATGCGGCACATGGCAGTCGATACTAGGGATCATCCAAAACCCCAAATTTTGGCTCATTACTTATGCCATATTCG CATACGAACttatcctcttcatccaaTGGGGGTCGATCCCCTCTTATGCCGTGGCGACCAACTTTGGGGAGAAGCAGTTCTACCTCATGATGTCGTACAACATTGGCGCTGCTTTTGGGAGAATCTTGCCACCGTTTGTGTCCGATAGGTTGCTTGGTCCGTTGAACACAACCATAGCCATGAACATTTTCACATTGACAGCGGTACTTGCCATCTGGCTGCCGGCGGGAGCGAGTTCCATGGACATGCTCTATCTGGTAGTTGTTCTTATGGGCATCGGCACAGGAAGCTTTGTGCCTCTAGGCGGTAGGATTTCAGGAAACATATTCCTGGCTTGA
- a CDS encoding uncharacterized protein (EggNog:ENOG503NXQ2; COG:G), which yields MGALCKPQDMGKWLGFAYAISGFATLIGNPATGAILDRHGSNGIVAFLAAVLASGLISIGILRWQCNGRRWLVMGKI from the exons ATGGGTGCTCTTTGTAAGCCTCAAGACATGGGGAAATGGCTAGGCTTCGCCTATGCAATTTCGGGGTTTGC GACTTTGATAGGGAACCCCGCAACCGGAGCGATCCTTGACAGACACGGATCTAATGGCATCGTGGCGTTTCTCGCAGCAGTTCTCGCTTCTGGCCTGATCAGCATAGGTATCCTCCGATGGCAGTGCAATGGCCGGcgttggttggtgatgggcaaGATCTGA